One stretch of Ornithinimicrobium ciconiae DNA includes these proteins:
- a CDS encoding helix-turn-helix transcriptional regulator, which translates to MLLGRAGELEAVARLLASARLGQGGALVVVGEAGVGKTALLTEAAARLKDQARVLWATGTEIEQDLPFAALHAVLRPGLHLLDDLPGPQADALAGALSLRHEGPQDRFATGAATLSLVSRLAEESPVVVVLDDAHWADEPSTEALGFAARRVHEDAVAMLFCARSGEVPEALRGVPVLELGGLDAAASGALVRLSHPGASDQDTLDRLHRVTGGNPLALLELGAQPDLVLVDPGSDGEADLLQLLPERLRTAFSRRLGELTGGERAMALLVVIAGGDLRLIRAVSRRLALNGDDLDRVLATGLIQLEGSHLAFRHPLLRSVIYRSSPEEERRAAHLAAAVELTAWDQRDLQVWHRAAAAVQLDEELATDLEAVGARAAARSALTVASTAFERAARCSPDSGEAERRLVASAQAAWDGGRAPRALALLAETGSAGGPVTAQTAQLRAEIAVRSGSVRDGLKQLEEAAEIVTTADERVQLLAQAVHACLYLVDGTSLRRVAARLSEDLAEVRSPTARAVGLAAAGVAGVMLGEDGTPQLREALPLLTTHVDPLAQTAARPWLMLVPLFLRETGEGAELRETVDDLRTRVGVGALPNVLFHVARDQATSRSWERAAANFDEGARLARETGQSTELAMALAGLAGLDARAGRSQQCREHATEASALCRARDIHFGEVWCELALGDLDLSEGNPREASERMLRLVDRLRDLDVGDPDLDPGPELVDALLRVGQVDQALEAARRFSSVAGPMARPWTRARVERALGLVATDEECESHFVAALTQHALTRDVFESARTSLALGMRLRRIGQRVDSRPALRDALTTFAALGAQLWQEHARAELEATGERVPQREPAGVGSLTTQELQICLLLAEGRTTREAAAALFLSPKTIEYHLRKSYLKLGIHSREELSAAVQGIA; encoded by the coding sequence GTGCTGCTGGGTCGGGCTGGCGAGTTGGAGGCGGTCGCTCGCCTCCTTGCCTCAGCGCGCCTCGGGCAGGGTGGAGCGTTGGTCGTCGTGGGGGAGGCGGGGGTCGGCAAGACCGCGCTGCTGACCGAGGCCGCGGCGCGTCTGAAAGATCAGGCGCGGGTGCTCTGGGCCACCGGCACAGAGATCGAGCAGGACCTGCCGTTCGCCGCACTGCATGCAGTGCTGCGACCTGGTCTGCACCTGCTTGACGACCTTCCCGGCCCCCAGGCCGATGCCCTGGCTGGCGCCCTCAGCCTGCGCCACGAAGGGCCACAGGACCGGTTCGCGACGGGCGCGGCGACCCTGAGCCTGGTGAGCAGGCTGGCCGAAGAGTCACCGGTCGTCGTGGTGCTCGACGACGCCCACTGGGCCGATGAACCCTCCACCGAGGCACTAGGCTTCGCGGCCCGGCGGGTGCACGAGGACGCGGTCGCCATGCTTTTCTGCGCGCGCAGCGGGGAGGTGCCGGAGGCATTGCGGGGCGTGCCGGTGCTGGAACTCGGAGGTTTGGATGCTGCCGCCTCCGGTGCGCTGGTGCGGCTGTCGCATCCGGGTGCGTCCGACCAGGACACACTCGACCGTCTGCACCGTGTAACCGGTGGCAACCCGCTGGCCCTGTTGGAGCTGGGTGCCCAACCGGACCTGGTGTTGGTCGACCCAGGCTCCGATGGTGAGGCAGACCTTCTCCAGCTGCTGCCGGAGCGACTGCGCACCGCATTCTCGCGCCGTCTGGGTGAGCTGACGGGCGGGGAGCGGGCGATGGCGCTGTTGGTCGTGATCGCTGGTGGCGACCTCAGACTGATCCGCGCGGTTTCCCGACGGCTCGCGCTGAACGGCGATGACCTGGACCGCGTCCTTGCGACCGGCCTGATCCAGTTGGAGGGAAGTCACCTGGCCTTCCGGCATCCGCTGCTGCGCTCGGTGATTTATCGGTCCTCGCCGGAGGAGGAGCGGCGCGCGGCGCACCTGGCCGCGGCCGTGGAGCTCACCGCCTGGGACCAGCGCGACCTCCAGGTCTGGCACCGTGCGGCGGCGGCAGTGCAGTTGGATGAGGAGCTGGCTACCGACCTCGAGGCAGTCGGTGCGCGGGCCGCCGCACGCTCAGCGCTGACCGTGGCGTCCACCGCCTTCGAGCGTGCGGCACGGTGCAGCCCCGACAGCGGGGAGGCCGAGCGCCGGCTGGTTGCCTCGGCACAGGCGGCGTGGGACGGTGGGCGGGCTCCCCGGGCGCTGGCCCTGCTCGCGGAAACCGGCTCCGCCGGGGGTCCGGTCACGGCACAGACCGCGCAGCTGCGTGCGGAGATCGCCGTGCGCTCGGGCTCGGTCCGCGACGGTCTGAAGCAGCTCGAAGAGGCAGCCGAGATCGTCACGACTGCCGACGAGCGCGTGCAGCTGCTGGCCCAGGCGGTCCATGCGTGTCTGTACCTCGTCGATGGCACTTCGCTGCGCAGAGTTGCCGCACGGCTGTCAGAGGATCTCGCCGAGGTGCGATCGCCGACTGCCCGCGCCGTGGGGCTGGCCGCCGCGGGTGTGGCCGGTGTGATGCTCGGCGAGGACGGCACCCCGCAGCTGCGGGAGGCGCTGCCTCTGTTGACCACCCATGTCGACCCGCTGGCTCAGACGGCCGCACGCCCGTGGTTGATGCTGGTCCCGCTGTTCCTCCGTGAGACTGGTGAAGGAGCGGAACTGCGGGAGACCGTCGACGACCTACGGACCAGGGTCGGGGTCGGTGCACTGCCTAACGTGCTGTTCCACGTCGCCCGAGACCAGGCGACCTCCCGGTCCTGGGAACGTGCGGCGGCCAACTTTGACGAGGGAGCACGGCTGGCCCGGGAGACCGGACAGAGCACAGAACTCGCCATGGCCCTCGCAGGGCTGGCCGGCCTCGACGCCCGGGCGGGGCGGAGCCAGCAGTGCCGGGAGCACGCGACCGAGGCGTCTGCACTCTGCCGCGCGCGGGACATCCACTTCGGGGAGGTCTGGTGCGAGCTCGCACTGGGCGACCTGGACCTCTCCGAAGGGAACCCCCGGGAGGCCAGCGAACGGATGCTCCGGCTCGTCGACCGGCTGCGCGATCTCGACGTCGGCGATCCTGACCTCGATCCGGGTCCAGAACTCGTCGACGCTCTCCTGAGGGTGGGACAGGTCGATCAGGCCCTCGAGGCGGCCCGGCGCTTCTCGTCGGTGGCCGGTCCCATGGCACGGCCATGGACGAGGGCGCGGGTCGAGCGGGCTCTGGGGCTCGTCGCCACCGACGAGGAGTGTGAGTCGCACTTCGTGGCGGCACTGACGCAGCACGCGCTCACTCGCGACGTCTTCGAGAGCGCCCGGACCAGCCTGGCCCTCGGGATGCGACTGCGCCGGATTGGTCAGCGGGTGGACTCTCGTCCGGCCCTCCGCGACGCACTGACGACGTTCGCAGCTCTGGGAGCGCAGCTCTGGCAGGAGCACGCGAGGGCGGAACTCGAGGCCACGGGTGAGCGGGTGCCGCAGCGAGAGCCGGCCGGCGTGGGCTCGCTCACGACGCAGGAGCTCCAGATCTGCCTCCTGCTCGCGGAGGGCAGAACCACGCGCGAGGCGGCGGCTGCCCTGTTCCTCAGCCCCAAGACGATCGAGTACCACCTGCGCAAGTCGTACCTCAAGCTCGGCATCCACTCACGCGAGGAGCTGTCGGCCGCGGTGCAGGGGATCGCGTGA
- a CDS encoding IS3 family transposase (programmed frameshift), with amino-acid sequence MPKPYPQEFRDDVVRVARQREEGVTIKQVAKDFGISESCLTNWMTQADRDAGIRPGPDREELAELREAKRRIRLLEQENEVLRRAAAYLSQEHLPKMMYPLVRELAVDGIPVTVTCRVLKIARQPYYRWLKGPVTDAELAAAHRANALFDAHRDDPEFGHRLLADEARDVGEGMCDRTAWRICSENGWWSVFGKKRGKNGRKPGPPAHEDLVERDFTAAGPNQLWLTDITEHGTGEGKLYLCAVKDVWSGRIVGYSIDARMKSRLAVQALDNAVATRAAHGMDVAGCIVHSDRGSQFRSRKYLAALRRHHLVGSMGQVGTSADNAAMESFFALLQKNVLDRRRWATRQDLRISIVTWLERTYHRRRRQDRLGRLTPIEYEATMATAAPQAA; translated from the exons ATGCCCAAGCCGTATCCCCAGGAGTTCCGTGACGATGTTGTCCGGGTCGCCCGACAACGCGAGGAGGGGGTGACGATCAAGCAGGTGGCCAAGGACTTCGGGATCTCCGAGTCGTGTCTGACGAACTGGATGACCCAAGCCGACCGCGACGCCGGGATCAGGCCGGGTCCGGACCGTGAGGAGCTGGCCGAGCTGCGGGAGGCCAAACGGCGCATCCGGCTGCTGGAGCAGGAGAACGAGGTCCTGCGCCGCGCCGCGGCGTACCTGTCCCAG GAACATCTCCCCAAAATGATGTACCCGCTCGTCCGAGAGCTGGCCGTCGACGGGATCCCCGTCACGGTGACGTGCCGGGTGCTGAAGATCGCTCGCCAGCCGTACTACCGCTGGCTGAAGGGACCGGTCACCGACGCCGAGCTGGCGGCGGCCCACCGCGCCAACGCCCTGTTCGACGCCCACCGCGACGACCCGGAGTTCGGGCACCGGCTGCTGGCCGACGAGGCCCGCGACGTCGGGGAGGGCATGTGCGACCGGACCGCGTGGCGGATCTGCTCGGAGAACGGCTGGTGGAGCGTCTTCGGCAAGAAGCGAGGCAAGAACGGCAGGAAGCCGGGGCCACCCGCGCACGAGGACCTTGTCGAGCGGGACTTCACCGCGGCCGGCCCGAACCAGCTGTGGTTGACCGACATCACCGAGCACGGCACCGGTGAGGGCAAGCTCTACCTGTGCGCGGTCAAGGACGTCTGGTCGGGCCGCATCGTCGGATACTCCATCGACGCCCGGATGAAGTCGCGCCTGGCGGTGCAGGCCCTGGACAACGCCGTGGCGACCCGTGCCGCGCACGGCATGGACGTTGCCGGCTGCATCGTCCACTCCGACCGCGGCAGCCAGTTCCGGTCGCGGAAGTACCTGGCCGCGCTGCGTCGCCACCACCTGGTCGGATCCATGGGCCAGGTCGGCACGAGCGCCGACAACGCCGCGATGGAGTCCTTCTTCGCCCTCCTGCAGAAGAACGTCCTGGACCGCCGCCGATGGGCCACCCGCCAGGACCTGCGCATCAGCATCGTGACCTGGCTCGAGCGCACCTACCACCGGCGCCGTCGCCAGGACCGACTCGGCCGGTTGACGCCCATCGAGTACGAAGCCACCATGGCCACAGCCGCCCCTCAGGCGGCCTGA
- a CDS encoding class I SAM-dependent methyltransferase has translation MSTDTRPTTSPTTDTSTTASTEPSIDMDTLMAFVFRAVDEAGATLNAALVVLGDKLGYYKDLVAHGPTTPAELAERTGTAEPYAREWLNAQAAGQYVTYDPATVRYTLPPEQAIALTVEDSPAFLPGLFQIVLGTVHDMDHILAAARNGAGFGWHEHVSDVHVGCERFFRPSYNAHLVAEWLPALDGVVERLEAGALVADVGCGHGASTVLMAQAFPESTFIGYDYHPESIATARQRAADAGVSDRVSFEVASANDLPGSGFTLVTMFDCLHDMGDPVGAAQQVRGALTADGTWMVVEPMSGDHVEDNLNPVGRAYYGFSTLLCTPASLSQDVGLALGTQAGPAKIRDVATAAGFTRFASVAQTPFNRVLEIRP, from the coding sequence ATGAGCACTGACACCCGCCCCACGACCAGCCCCACCACCGACACGAGCACCACGGCCAGCACCGAACCGTCCATCGACATGGACACCCTCATGGCGTTCGTCTTCCGCGCCGTTGACGAGGCCGGGGCGACCCTCAACGCCGCCCTCGTCGTCCTCGGCGACAAGCTCGGCTACTACAAGGACCTGGTAGCCCACGGGCCGACCACCCCCGCCGAGCTCGCCGAGCGCACCGGGACCGCCGAGCCCTATGCCCGGGAGTGGCTGAACGCCCAGGCCGCCGGGCAGTACGTGACCTATGACCCCGCGACCGTGCGCTACACACTGCCGCCGGAGCAGGCGATCGCCCTCACCGTCGAGGACAGCCCGGCGTTCCTGCCCGGTCTGTTCCAGATTGTCCTGGGCACCGTGCACGACATGGACCACATCCTCGCCGCCGCGCGCAACGGAGCGGGCTTCGGCTGGCACGAGCACGTCAGCGACGTGCACGTCGGCTGCGAGCGGTTCTTCCGGCCCAGCTACAACGCGCACCTGGTCGCCGAGTGGTTGCCCGCCCTCGACGGGGTGGTCGAGCGTCTGGAGGCCGGTGCCCTGGTCGCCGATGTGGGCTGTGGCCACGGCGCCTCCACGGTGCTGATGGCCCAGGCCTTCCCGGAGTCGACCTTCATCGGCTACGACTACCACCCGGAATCGATTGCCACCGCCCGTCAGCGTGCGGCCGACGCGGGCGTCTCCGACCGGGTGAGCTTCGAGGTCGCCTCCGCGAACGACCTGCCCGGCTCGGGCTTCACCCTGGTCACGATGTTCGACTGCCTGCACGACATGGGCGACCCAGTCGGCGCCGCCCAGCAGGTCCGCGGCGCCCTGACCGCGGACGGCACCTGGATGGTCGTCGAGCCGATGTCCGGTGACCACGTCGAGGACAACCTCAACCCGGTGGGCCGGGCCTACTACGGCTTCTCCACCCTGCTGTGCACGCCCGCGTCGCTGTCCCAGGACGTCGGTCTGGCACTGGGCACCCAGGCAGGGCCGGCCAAGATCCGCGACGTCGCCACCGCGGCCGGCTTCACCCGGTTCGCCTCGGTCGCGCAGACACCGTTCAACCGGGTGCTGGAGATCCGGCCCTGA
- a CDS encoding alpha/beta hydrolase, with amino-acid sequence MTRRAAAEHPQRVPLPVRGAEPRPVRAPEVTGVAVRDGVKIPYAVHGTGATTVLLLPTWSLVPSRWWKAQVPSLARHLRVVTFDGRGSGAADRPTGAPAYSNEQYAEDAAAVLEATGTAAAVVVGYSCGATWAVHLAATHPELVQGVVAIGPSCGLAVASPAREQFRWDTPLDTTQGWAKYNRDYWLGGGYDDFVDFFAHQMFSEPHSTKQIEDLVRWGHQISPQTLADTTAGRLGLGGATNVPLEPLCAQVRCPVLVVHGVQDGVRPPAVGVRLAELTGGDLVLVEGGGHGLPARDPVRINHLIREFATRVTAGTTTPATTAHHRTWVRAQHRPRKALYLSSPIGLGHARRDLAIAGELRRHHPDLQIDWLTQHPVTRVLADAGERVHPASAWLANESAHIEDECADHDLNAFNAIRRMDEIMVNNFMVFADVVQEGCYDLVIGDEAWEVDYFLHENPELKRFSYAWLTDFVGWVPMADSGAYEAALTADYNAEMIEQRARYHRVRDRSIFVGNPEDVVDLPFGPGLPGIREWTQDNFDFAGYATGFVPPTDAERAALRRELGLGVDDLLCVVTVGGSGVGGALLRRVLDAVPAARRLVPGLRFLVVTGPRIDPASLPRRRGVTYRGYVPDLYRHLGACDLAVVQGGLTTCMELAAADRPFLYVPLQHHFEQNVHVRHRLERYGAGTCVPYADASDPDVLAMAMAKELQRETHGLAVETDGAQRAATLLAELL; translated from the coding sequence ATGACGCGCCGCGCTGCGGCCGAGCACCCCCAGAGGGTCCCACTCCCCGTCCGGGGGGCCGAACCCCGACCCGTGCGCGCACCAGAGGTCACCGGAGTCGCGGTCCGTGACGGGGTCAAGATTCCGTATGCCGTGCACGGCACCGGCGCCACCACGGTGCTCCTCCTGCCGACGTGGTCCCTGGTGCCCTCCCGGTGGTGGAAGGCCCAGGTCCCCTCTCTGGCACGGCACCTGCGCGTGGTGACCTTCGACGGTCGCGGCAGTGGTGCGGCGGACCGACCCACCGGCGCCCCGGCATACAGCAATGAGCAGTATGCCGAGGACGCGGCGGCCGTCCTGGAGGCCACCGGGACGGCGGCGGCCGTGGTCGTCGGCTACTCCTGCGGGGCCACCTGGGCGGTGCACCTGGCCGCGACCCACCCCGAACTGGTGCAGGGGGTCGTGGCCATCGGGCCTTCCTGTGGTCTGGCCGTGGCGAGCCCGGCCCGTGAGCAATTCCGTTGGGACACACCGCTGGACACGACGCAGGGGTGGGCCAAGTACAACCGGGACTACTGGCTGGGCGGCGGCTATGACGACTTTGTCGACTTCTTCGCCCACCAGATGTTCAGCGAGCCACACTCCACCAAGCAGATTGAGGACCTCGTCCGGTGGGGCCACCAGATCAGCCCGCAGACCCTGGCCGACACGACGGCTGGCCGGCTCGGTCTGGGCGGGGCCACGAACGTCCCGCTGGAGCCGCTGTGCGCGCAGGTCCGGTGCCCCGTCCTGGTGGTCCATGGCGTGCAGGACGGTGTGCGCCCCCCGGCCGTGGGAGTGCGCCTGGCGGAACTGACCGGTGGGGACCTCGTGCTGGTGGAGGGCGGCGGGCACGGCCTCCCCGCGCGGGACCCGGTCCGGATTAACCACCTGATCAGGGAGTTTGCGACGAGGGTCACGGCGGGCACCACCACACCAGCGACCACTGCCCACCACCGCACGTGGGTGCGCGCCCAGCACCGTCCCCGGAAGGCCCTGTACCTCTCCTCCCCTATCGGACTGGGCCATGCCCGCCGCGACCTGGCTATCGCTGGTGAACTGCGCCGGCACCACCCCGACCTGCAGATCGACTGGCTCACCCAGCACCCGGTCACCCGCGTGCTCGCTGACGCCGGGGAGCGCGTGCACCCGGCCTCCGCGTGGTTGGCCAACGAGTCCGCTCACATCGAGGACGAGTGCGCCGATCACGACCTGAACGCCTTCAATGCCATCCGCCGGATGGACGAGATCATGGTCAACAACTTCATGGTGTTCGCCGACGTCGTCCAGGAGGGTTGCTATGACCTGGTGATCGGCGACGAGGCGTGGGAGGTCGACTACTTCCTGCACGAGAACCCGGAGCTCAAACGGTTCTCCTACGCCTGGCTGACCGACTTCGTGGGGTGGGTTCCGATGGCGGACAGTGGCGCATATGAAGCCGCGCTCACGGCCGATTACAACGCCGAGATGATCGAGCAGCGGGCGCGCTATCACCGGGTGCGGGACCGCTCAATCTTCGTCGGGAACCCCGAGGACGTGGTGGACCTGCCCTTCGGACCCGGGCTCCCCGGCATACGAGAGTGGACGCAGGACAACTTTGACTTCGCTGGCTATGCCACCGGGTTCGTGCCTCCGACTGACGCCGAGCGTGCCGCCCTGCGGCGCGAGTTGGGTCTGGGCGTCGATGACCTGCTCTGCGTGGTGACCGTGGGTGGGTCCGGCGTCGGCGGTGCCCTGCTGCGGCGCGTGCTGGACGCGGTGCCGGCGGCCCGTCGGCTGGTCCCCGGCCTGCGCTTCCTCGTGGTCACCGGGCCCCGGATCGACCCGGCGAGCCTGCCGCGGCGCCGGGGCGTCACCTACCGCGGCTACGTCCCCGACCTCTACCGACACCTGGGCGCGTGCGACCTGGCCGTCGTCCAGGGTGGGCTGACGACCTGCATGGAGCTGGCCGCCGCCGATCGGCCCTTCCTCTACGTGCCGCTGCAGCACCACTTCGAGCAAAACGTCCACGTGCGGCACCGGCTCGAGCGCTACGGCGCAGGCACCTGCGTGCCGTATGCCGACGCGTCCGACCCCGATGTCCTCGCCATGGCGATGGCCAAGGAACTGCAGCGGGAGACGCACGGGCTGGCCGTCGAGACCGACGGGGCACAGCGCGCCGCGACACTGCTGGCGGAGCTGCTCTAG
- a CDS encoding GNAT family N-acetyltransferase, translating into MDVAVVTTSEGLADLRAEWEQLESHASTPYYVTHRFVTAWWKSFGQLPDYRLHVVTIRQDGRLVGIGPFALRPGRRHRRAVSVLGWASHGDYLSLLYSGGDASAKSKTITSLVMAELTRLIDDGEVALVDLRGIPSESSFAWDVRKSQQYHRHLAFHIENPYLDLSQGYTVPSNARKCRSKLHRERDVSLAVFHGDQHGIYARIAAVHGAEKEHLIAQGRDERHSLFENPQRFKHIQTIFRDTDDALTFALVEGGDPRSGRVVGYFTVFRHAGRLLSWNSAYLPEYEDYRIGTVVQLEILEYLEEHDPGHELGHEFDLGAGKYPWKFEWTPSLRATYRVLMKAPATPWMAWAEATARRVRRLYDATG; encoded by the coding sequence ATGGACGTCGCCGTCGTCACCACCTCAGAGGGGCTAGCTGACCTCAGGGCCGAGTGGGAGCAGCTGGAGTCGCATGCGTCCACCCCTTACTACGTCACCCACCGCTTCGTCACCGCGTGGTGGAAGAGTTTCGGTCAGCTTCCCGACTACCGGTTGCACGTCGTCACCATCCGGCAGGACGGTCGGCTCGTCGGGATCGGCCCGTTCGCGTTGCGGCCCGGGCGGCGTCACAGGAGGGCGGTCTCGGTCCTGGGTTGGGCGAGCCACGGCGACTACCTGTCGCTGCTATACAGCGGGGGTGACGCCAGCGCCAAGTCTAAGACCATTACCAGTCTGGTCATGGCCGAACTGACCAGGCTGATCGACGATGGGGAGGTCGCCTTGGTCGATCTCAGGGGGATCCCGTCGGAGTCGTCCTTCGCCTGGGACGTGCGCAAGTCGCAGCAATATCACCGGCATCTGGCCTTTCATATCGAGAACCCCTACCTCGACCTGTCCCAGGGCTACACCGTCCCCTCCAACGCCCGCAAGTGCCGCAGCAAGCTGCACCGTGAGCGGGACGTGTCGCTCGCCGTCTTCCACGGTGACCAGCACGGCATCTACGCGCGGATCGCTGCGGTGCACGGGGCGGAGAAGGAGCACCTGATCGCACAGGGGCGTGACGAGCGCCACTCGCTCTTCGAGAACCCGCAGCGCTTCAAGCACATACAGACGATCTTTCGAGACACTGACGATGCTCTGACCTTCGCCCTCGTCGAGGGAGGGGATCCGAGAAGCGGACGCGTGGTTGGATACTTCACGGTGTTCCGGCACGCAGGTCGGCTGCTGTCATGGAACAGTGCCTACCTTCCTGAGTACGAGGACTACCGCATCGGCACGGTGGTGCAGCTGGAGATCCTCGAGTACCTCGAGGAGCACGACCCTGGGCATGAACTCGGCCACGAGTTCGACCTAGGTGCCGGCAAGTACCCTTGGAAGTTCGAGTGGACGCCGTCGCTGCGCGCGACCTATCGGGTGTTGATGAAGGCACCAGCGACGCCCTGGATGGCGTGGGCGGAAGCCACCGCGCGACGTGTGCGACGCCTCTACGACGCGACAGGATGA
- a CDS encoding oligosaccharide flippase family protein — protein MNPASEPPPGTLARNTAALAVGFFARTPILLVYFVLATRTLGVADYGVLAAISAVCAITGPLAAFGSTHLLIRHASQDLSTARSWLGSGLTVSALGSLVVGAFVLATAPVLLPPETPYAALALLLAGELVLARIVEMCSAVFVASERMHLKTLIQIGLPVARLGAVLILLAGPWSITLTRWALAGVIATGVWSVLALVLAIRAVGRPGWSMAPYLREWRQGLLFAAGLGVDNVHNEADKIVLARLDGPVAAGVYAAAYRILEVAYTPIRALLGAAFPRMFRHGAAGSAALRPLLRRLLKYGLGYSLLAVPAVVFLAPLVPRILGDEFANVAPVLASLAVLIPLRTVRALPADTLTGAGYQGRRTVAQLVVAVVNVVLLLALVPPWGIRGAVFATLVAEALLAVVLWTMWWQVRLVVRQLTPDGTLPR, from the coding sequence GTGAACCCAGCGTCGGAGCCCCCTCCCGGAACTCTGGCACGCAACACGGCCGCTCTCGCCGTGGGATTCTTCGCGCGGACGCCGATCCTGCTCGTCTACTTCGTGCTCGCGACCCGTACCCTCGGCGTCGCAGACTACGGGGTTCTCGCTGCCATATCTGCCGTGTGCGCTATCACCGGCCCGCTGGCCGCCTTTGGCTCCACCCACCTGCTGATCAGGCACGCATCCCAGGATCTCTCGACCGCGCGGTCCTGGCTGGGCTCAGGCCTGACGGTCAGCGCCCTGGGTTCACTCGTGGTCGGAGCGTTCGTCCTCGCCACGGCACCCGTGTTGCTACCTCCCGAGACCCCATATGCCGCGCTCGCTCTGCTGCTGGCCGGCGAGCTGGTTCTGGCAAGGATCGTCGAGATGTGCAGCGCCGTCTTCGTCGCCAGCGAACGCATGCACCTGAAGACCCTCATCCAGATCGGTCTACCAGTTGCCCGGCTCGGTGCCGTCCTCATCCTCCTCGCCGGACCGTGGTCGATCACCCTGACCCGTTGGGCACTCGCTGGGGTCATCGCCACGGGGGTGTGGTCGGTCCTGGCCCTTGTCCTCGCCATTCGGGCGGTCGGTCGTCCGGGCTGGTCGATGGCCCCATACCTCCGAGAGTGGCGCCAGGGCCTGCTCTTCGCTGCGGGCCTCGGGGTCGACAACGTGCACAACGAGGCCGACAAGATCGTTCTGGCCCGGCTCGACGGGCCTGTGGCGGCGGGTGTCTATGCCGCGGCCTACCGAATCCTCGAAGTTGCCTACACCCCCATCCGTGCTCTCCTGGGGGCCGCTTTCCCCCGCATGTTCCGGCACGGAGCTGCCGGCTCGGCAGCGCTGAGGCCGCTGCTGCGCCGGCTCCTCAAATACGGCCTTGGCTACTCCCTCCTGGCCGTGCCTGCGGTGGTGTTTCTGGCTCCGCTCGTTCCACGCATCCTGGGCGACGAGTTCGCAAACGTCGCACCGGTGCTGGCATCACTCGCCGTGCTGATCCCGCTCCGCACCGTGCGTGCACTGCCTGCGGATACCCTCACCGGCGCCGGCTACCAGGGGCGTCGCACAGTCGCCCAGCTCGTGGTCGCAGTCGTGAACGTGGTGCTTCTGCTCGCACTCGTGCCACCTTGGGGAATCAGGGGAGCGGTGTTTGCCACACTCGTCGCAGAAGCTCTCCTCGCCGTTGTCCTCTGGACCATGTGGTGGCAGGTCCGGCTCGTGGTCCGGCAGCTGACCCCGGACGGGACCCTCCCCCGCTGA
- a CDS encoding PIG-L deacetylase family protein, translating into MTPPRSRRTRVSTPPADAPPDSVSPDLVAIAPHQDDEVLSMGPAILEAVSAGMVVTVLLISRGEASIVRSRDLPRKLGFVPSPHHFSALRDREFDGAVRAMGATPVIPPYEERLADSSATPEAVAALIRGHVARGTTAWTISAYDGHPDHRACGRAVQALIVDGYLSQAAYFISPERLDLIPGDVALDRVGAGTPITRKHQHPYRSRRLARNWWGSAGEVSGCPSTTSCDVTRLPTVTADISEGWQGA; encoded by the coding sequence ATGACGCCACCAAGGAGTCGCCGCACTAGGGTGAGCACACCGCCGGCAGATGCCCCGCCAGATTCTGTCTCCCCGGACCTGGTTGCCATAGCACCCCACCAGGACGACGAGGTGCTCTCGATGGGTCCTGCGATCCTCGAGGCGGTGTCCGCTGGGATGGTGGTGACGGTGCTTCTCATCAGCCGAGGGGAAGCGTCGATCGTGCGCTCCAGGGACCTTCCCCGGAAGTTGGGTTTTGTTCCCTCGCCGCACCACTTCTCGGCCCTGCGGGACCGGGAGTTCGACGGTGCAGTGCGCGCGATGGGCGCCACACCGGTCATCCCGCCCTACGAGGAGCGACTCGCCGACAGCTCGGCCACCCCGGAGGCGGTGGCCGCGCTGATCCGCGGCCACGTGGCGCGCGGGACTACAGCCTGGACGATCAGCGCCTATGACGGCCACCCCGACCACCGTGCCTGCGGGCGTGCGGTGCAAGCTCTCATCGTCGACGGCTACCTGTCGCAGGCTGCCTACTTCATCTCGCCCGAGCGACTCGACCTCATCCCTGGGGACGTCGCGTTGGATCGGGTGGGCGCGGGCACGCCCATCACCCGGAAGCACCAGCATCCCTACCGTTCCCGTCGGCTAGCCAGGAACTGGTGGGGATCGGCGGGCGAAGTGTCGGGATGTCCTTCAACTACCAGTTGCGACGTGACCCGCTTGCCTACCGTCACAGCTGACATCTCAGAAGGCTGGCAGGGTGCGTAG
- a CDS encoding YbaK/EbsC family protein: MHPRNEEVRAALLAAGVDSPIVVLDVHARTAALAAEQLGCEVAAIANSLVLLADGEPLLVMSSGAARIDPAVVAEVAGASQVTMAKAPDVRAATGQAIGGVAPTGHPSRLRALVDEDLRVHDTIWAAGGTPDTVVELTFDQLVSVTGGTVVRVR, from the coding sequence ATGCACCCCCGCAACGAAGAGGTCCGCGCCGCGCTGCTCGCGGCCGGGGTCGACTCACCGATCGTCGTGCTCGACGTCCACGCCCGCACCGCGGCCCTCGCCGCGGAGCAGTTGGGCTGCGAGGTCGCGGCGATCGCCAACAGCCTGGTGCTGCTGGCCGACGGTGAGCCGCTCCTGGTGATGTCAAGTGGCGCGGCCCGCATCGACCCGGCCGTGGTGGCCGAGGTGGCGGGTGCGAGCCAGGTGACCATGGCCAAGGCGCCGGACGTGCGGGCCGCGACCGGGCAGGCCATTGGTGGGGTGGCACCGACTGGCCACCCCAGCCGGCTGCGCGCCCTGGTCGACGAGGACCTACGAGTCCACGACACGATCTGGGCAGCTGGTGGCACGCCGGACACGGTGGTCGAGCTGACCTTCGACCAGTTGGTGTCGGTCACCGGTGGCACCGTGGTGCGGGTTCGCTGA